A region from the Leptospirillum ferriphilum ML-04 genome encodes:
- the yidC gene encoding membrane protein insertase YidC, producing MISFNLIIYYFWGPQNRQKSSTTPKQAISALSLPMVNDIYDQSLSIQNKDVRWSVSLRTGQIYKWTLLHYHHSSDHKYLSLLDTQKGYAGMGLFSRDSGTLVPVLPESIVWENNQIHPGLVVVSSTGGNLVETYRIKGNVVTLRMHFLPSGYLVSAHLENPSHVNVVFGSGLNFGVSALKQTYGTEFQGPVYEGAGKFQEVKKDGSLFFDSGLKWVGNEDKYFIGYIASSTPGFSVEIKKNGSSSWFQLLSKNSIDFKIYGEPKRYKLLKEQDSGLIDTIDFGWFMFGRILLISFLAKPIFLLMSYLVGIVHNYGVAIILVTILIKIIFSPLAYMSYKSIYEMQSLQPEIKKLQTKFKDDKAALNQALMELYKERRVNPLGGCLPMLVQIPVFVALYNILNNTVELRQAPFILWIHDLSLKDPYYVLPIVMGITMILQYKLNPSSPDPVQQKVMMFVPVIMTFFFLNFPAGLVLYWLVNNVLTIGQQYLTVNYLLKPRKA from the coding sequence GTGATTTCCTTCAATCTGATCATCTACTACTTCTGGGGTCCGCAGAATCGACAAAAATCTTCTACGACTCCAAAACAGGCAATCTCCGCTCTTTCCCTGCCTATGGTGAATGATATTTATGACCAGTCGCTTTCAATCCAAAACAAGGATGTTCGATGGTCTGTTTCTCTGAGGACCGGCCAGATCTATAAATGGACCCTTCTTCATTATCATCATTCTTCTGACCACAAGTATCTCTCATTGCTTGATACACAAAAAGGTTATGCGGGAATGGGTCTGTTTTCCAGGGACAGTGGCACGCTCGTTCCTGTGCTTCCCGAGAGCATTGTCTGGGAGAACAATCAAATTCATCCTGGACTTGTCGTGGTTTCTTCCACAGGTGGAAATCTGGTGGAAACTTATAGAATAAAAGGAAATGTTGTCACATTACGGATGCATTTTCTTCCCTCCGGATATCTTGTTTCTGCTCATCTTGAGAATCCTTCCCATGTCAATGTTGTGTTTGGGTCCGGACTTAACTTTGGGGTATCCGCTTTAAAGCAGACTTACGGTACGGAATTTCAGGGCCCTGTCTATGAAGGCGCAGGCAAATTTCAGGAAGTGAAAAAAGACGGCTCCCTGTTCTTTGATTCCGGATTAAAATGGGTCGGGAACGAAGACAAATATTTTATTGGCTACATTGCTTCCTCGACTCCCGGATTTTCCGTCGAAATCAAGAAAAACGGATCTTCCAGCTGGTTTCAGCTTCTTTCCAAGAACTCCATCGATTTCAAGATATATGGGGAGCCCAAGAGATATAAATTATTAAAAGAACAAGATTCTGGCTTGATTGATACGATTGATTTCGGCTGGTTTATGTTCGGGCGAATTCTTTTGATCAGTTTTTTGGCAAAACCGATTTTTTTACTGATGTCTTACCTTGTTGGTATCGTCCATAATTATGGTGTTGCAATTATTTTGGTCACCATTCTGATCAAGATCATTTTTTCTCCTCTTGCTTATATGAGCTACAAGAGTATTTATGAGATGCAAAGTCTGCAACCGGAAATCAAGAAACTTCAAACCAAGTTCAAAGATGACAAAGCCGCTCTGAATCAGGCATTAATGGAATTATATAAGGAAAGACGGGTGAATCCCTTGGGAGGTTGTCTCCCAATGCTTGTTCAGATCCCCGTTTTTGTCGCTCTATATAATATTCTGAACAATACGGTCGAGCTCAGGCAGGCGCCATTCATCTTGTGGATCCATGATTTGTCCCTGAAGGACCCTTATTATGTGTTGCCCATTGTCATGGGCATCACAATGATCTTACAGTATAAATTGAACCCGTCTTCCCCGGATCCCGTTCAGCAAAAAGTTATGATGTTCGTTCCGGTTATCATGACTTTCTTTTTCTTGAATTTCCCTGCGGGACTTGTCCTTTATTGGCTTGTGAATAACGTTTTGACCATTGGACAGCAATATCTGACAGTGAATTATCTCTTGAAACCAAGAAAGGCTTAA
- the yidD gene encoding membrane protein insertion efficiency factor YidD, with protein sequence MGNPVASLVRSYQRWISPFLPPSCRFTPTCSEYVRISFLNYPFHRAFFRSVKRILKCHPFHPGGFDPP encoded by the coding sequence GTGGGAAATCCGGTCGCCTCATTAGTCAGGTCCTATCAGCGATGGATATCTCCATTCCTTCCCCCATCCTGCCGCTTTACGCCTACCTGCTCTGAGTATGTCCGGATCTCTTTTTTGAATTATCCTTTCCATCGCGCTTTTTTCCGTTCAGTCAAGCGGATTTTAAAATGCCATCCTTTCCACCCGGGTGGATTCGATCCTCCATGA
- a CDS encoding ribonuclease P protein component: protein MKWAPLTRRQIQTLISRPAQKITLPVCVIFYQPSNDLKISFLVGRKLGKAHDRNRIRRRLREAVRLAAQPSSGLWIIMGRLSAKNSEFENLKRFIREGFLKASAWEIRSPH from the coding sequence TTGAAATGGGCTCCTCTGACCAGGCGACAGATTCAAACTCTGATATCTCGTCCGGCACAAAAAATTACATTACCAGTCTGTGTGATTTTTTATCAACCAAGTAATGATTTGAAAATATCCTTTCTGGTTGGCCGTAAGCTTGGTAAAGCCCATGACAGGAATCGAATTCGCCGTCGTTTGAGGGAAGCCGTTCGTTTGGCTGCCCAGCCAAGTTCAGGTCTCTGGATCATTATGGGTCGGCTTTCCGCAAAAAATTCGGAATTTGAAAATCTCAAACGCTTTATTCGTGAAGGATTCTTAAAGGCAAGTGCGTGGGAAATCCGGTCGCCTCATTAG
- the rpmH gene encoding 50S ribosomal protein L34, giving the protein MSLTFKPSNLRRKRTHGFLKRMSTPQGRAVIKRRRAKGRHRLTV; this is encoded by the coding sequence ATGTCGTTAACGTTTAAGCCGAGCAATCTCAGACGCAAGCGTACCCATGGGTTTCTCAAGAGAATGTCGACTCCTCAGGGCAGGGCTGTTATCAAAAGACGCCGAGCGAAAGGCCGTCATCGTCTGACTGTATAA
- the rplI gene encoding 50S ribosomal protein L9, translating to MSKVAVILRENVEKLGSAGDLVQVSRGYARNYLIPLKKGIEADSKNIALVEIQKKHARERAERHQREMGELAGRISSTELNIPVKVGSGQKLFGSVTAHDISDAFGRAGIVLDRKQIHLEAPLREIGTFEIEVRLGLGIKCVTKVNVVSE from the coding sequence ATGAGTAAGGTGGCAGTTATTTTAAGGGAAAATGTTGAAAAGCTTGGGTCTGCAGGAGATCTTGTTCAGGTCTCACGCGGATATGCAAGAAATTATCTGATCCCGCTTAAAAAAGGAATCGAGGCCGATAGCAAGAATATTGCTTTGGTTGAAATTCAGAAGAAGCACGCGCGGGAACGGGCGGAACGCCATCAACGAGAAATGGGAGAACTCGCTGGCCGGATCTCGTCGACAGAACTGAATATTCCGGTCAAAGTTGGTTCAGGCCAGAAATTGTTTGGTTCGGTGACAGCGCACGATATTTCAGATGCGTTTGGCCGAGCGGGCATTGTTCTCGATCGCAAGCAAATACATCTTGAAGCCCCCCTCCGAGAGATTGGAACATTCGAAATTGAAGTCCGTCTTGGGTTGGGGATCAAGTGTGTTACAAAAGTGAATGTTGTTTCAGAATAG
- the mscL gene encoding large-conductance mechanosensitive channel protein MscL — translation MLKEFTKFMMRGNVLDMAVGIIIGAAFGKIVNSLVSDVIMPPIGLLLGKADFSNLFIVLREGSQPGPYVSLVQAQKAGAVTLNYGLFINTVIAFLIVGFSVFLLIRWVNRLTAMVPKIEPPPSSTKTCPFCLSVIPLGATRCSQCTSMLS, via the coding sequence ATGCTGAAGGAGTTCACAAAGTTCATGATGCGGGGGAATGTCCTGGATATGGCGGTCGGGATTATCATCGGGGCCGCTTTCGGGAAAATTGTCAATTCTCTGGTCTCCGATGTGATTATGCCCCCTATCGGTCTTTTGCTTGGAAAAGCAGATTTTTCCAATCTTTTTATTGTCCTGCGGGAGGGCTCGCAACCAGGTCCCTATGTTTCTCTGGTTCAAGCACAAAAAGCGGGAGCTGTCACCTTGAATTACGGTCTTTTTATTAATACAGTCATCGCTTTTCTTATTGTTGGATTTTCAGTTTTTCTTCTGATCCGCTGGGTGAACCGGTTGACTGCCATGGTTCCGAAAATCGAACCTCCGCCAAGTTCCACAAAAACGTGCCCGTTTTGTCTTTCGGTTATTCCTTTAGGGGCCACCAGATGTTCTCAATGTACTTCAATGCTTTCCTAG
- a CDS encoding YgjP-like metallopeptidase domain-containing protein, producing the protein MFLHVPRGTASKTIDQILHRHRRWIQNRLSRPVLKVQFPEKNHETGNPFLSPDPFFMDGIPFYLAWEKKEQTEIVIDRHNRLLLLKSTEEKKKDFQIIITQWAIHSFFSTIRSILNSYKKTLGIQPQKVFVRPTRSQWGSMSKNRNMSLSWSLFAFEEKILRYIILHELAHIPFPNHSQQFWNFIQKKMPDYRQIKKDLLNSYPSPRWLDPFQGNRRSLELPNWKEDFRNIE; encoded by the coding sequence CTGTTCCTTCATGTTCCACGTGGAACAGCCTCCAAAACAATCGATCAAATCCTTCACAGACACCGAAGGTGGATTCAAAATCGACTCAGCAGACCTGTTTTAAAAGTTCAATTTCCTGAAAAAAATCACGAGACGGGAAATCCTTTTTTATCTCCGGACCCATTTTTTATGGATGGAATTCCTTTTTATCTTGCCTGGGAAAAAAAAGAACAGACGGAGATTGTTATAGACCGTCACAACAGACTCCTCCTCCTGAAGTCGACAGAAGAAAAGAAAAAAGATTTTCAAATAATCATAACCCAATGGGCAATACACTCTTTTTTTTCCACAATAAGAAGTATTCTCAATTCGTATAAAAAAACCCTGGGCATCCAACCTCAAAAGGTCTTTGTCCGACCTACCCGATCCCAATGGGGCAGTATGTCGAAGAATAGAAATATGTCCCTTTCCTGGAGTCTTTTTGCCTTTGAAGAAAAAATCCTCCGCTATATCATTCTCCATGAACTGGCACATATTCCATTTCCGAATCACTCTCAACAGTTTTGGAATTTTATTCAAAAAAAGATGCCAGATTATCGGCAGATAAAAAAAGATCTCCTCAACAGTTATCCATCCCCCCGGTGGCTGGATCCGTTTCAAGGGAACAGACGCTCTCTTGAACTTCCGAACTGGAAGGAAGACTTCAGGAATATTGAATAG
- a CDS encoding cobalt-precorrin-5B (C(1))-methyltransferase — translation MEKKSDKKNLRTGFTTGACAQAGVKACLLSMLENRPLESVEIVLPIGRKAKFLLHRAILFPAEPLTAEVSIIKDGGDDPDCTHGAEIITHVRIVEKSGIQFQRGHGVGWISKPGLGLPVGDPAINPVPRRYMEKEWTTFYDNNRDWIEEKSGLKQNGIVVTLSIPNGEILSRQTLNSRLGILEGLSILGTKGIVVPFSTSAYRASITQAMDVAVARGIDTLVLTTGGQSEKFAQAILSSLPEESFIQIGDFSGFSIREAGKRPVKKIIMAGLMGKFSKLAMGVTQTHAAGSQVDFGFLASIARESGAPDTLVGSILQANTARHVGDLVAEAGFDVFFEALCKRILVHLTKISGHPPSIGVMLTDFQGKKIGYAES, via the coding sequence TTGGAAAAGAAATCAGATAAAAAAAATTTGAGAACCGGATTTACCACGGGAGCCTGCGCCCAGGCAGGAGTCAAGGCCTGTCTTCTGTCCATGCTCGAAAATCGCCCCTTAGAATCAGTCGAAATTGTCCTTCCTATTGGAAGGAAAGCAAAATTTTTACTGCATAGGGCCATTCTTTTTCCCGCAGAACCACTCACGGCTGAAGTGTCCATCATAAAAGACGGAGGAGATGATCCGGACTGTACTCATGGAGCCGAAATCATCACCCATGTCCGTATCGTCGAAAAAAGTGGCATCCAGTTTCAGCGAGGCCATGGAGTCGGCTGGATTTCCAAACCCGGATTGGGGCTTCCGGTCGGAGATCCCGCCATTAATCCAGTCCCGAGACGTTACATGGAAAAGGAATGGACAACTTTTTATGACAACAACAGGGATTGGATCGAAGAAAAATCGGGATTAAAACAAAACGGCATTGTCGTCACCCTCAGCATTCCCAACGGAGAGATCCTCTCCAGACAAACTCTCAACAGTCGGCTCGGGATTCTGGAAGGATTGTCCATCCTTGGGACAAAAGGCATCGTGGTTCCATTCAGTACGTCCGCATACAGGGCCAGCATCACACAAGCCATGGACGTTGCCGTAGCCCGAGGAATTGACACTCTGGTTTTAACGACCGGAGGTCAGAGTGAAAAGTTTGCTCAAGCGATTCTTTCTTCACTGCCGGAAGAATCGTTCATCCAGATCGGTGATTTTTCGGGCTTCTCCATTCGGGAAGCCGGAAAGCGTCCCGTCAAAAAAATCATCATGGCAGGGTTGATGGGGAAATTTTCAAAACTGGCGATGGGCGTTACACAAACACATGCTGCCGGATCTCAGGTCGATTTCGGATTTCTGGCCTCAATCGCCAGGGAGTCCGGCGCCCCGGATACCCTTGTCGGATCCATTTTACAGGCAAACACAGCAAGGCATGTGGGAGATCTTGTCGCTGAGGCGGGATTTGACGTTTTTTTTGAAGCCCTCTGCAAGCGCATCCTCGTCCACCTCACAAAAATTTCCGGTCATCCTCCGTCCATCGGTGTGATGCTCACAGATTTTCAGGGAAAAAAAATTGGATATGCCGAAAGCTGA
- the cbiE gene encoding precorrin-6y C5,15-methyltransferase (decarboxylating) subunit CbiE — MEPEGLDTQDPRYRHLFSTCTLLAGGSRHLESLFGPLERKTEKIVIRSNIDALCKRLKIFSETPSFDGGCAIVLASGDPLYYGIGSRLLREISSGSLRFYPASTLVQRAFSLLKEPWEEVRVASFHGRDPDRLIPYFEQEKKLALYTPGSDGPAQILEMCRKIPCKLLSFRVVENIGLPGEKVHLFLPPTLEDIHRTIFSPLNIIVLEIE; from the coding sequence ATGGAACCGGAAGGTCTTGACACACAAGACCCGCGATACCGTCACCTTTTTTCAACATGCACCCTCCTGGCGGGTGGATCGAGACACCTTGAAAGCCTTTTCGGACCACTTGAGAGAAAAACAGAAAAAATTGTCATCCGCAGTAATATTGATGCATTATGCAAAAGACTGAAAATATTTTCGGAGACTCCGTCTTTCGATGGAGGGTGCGCCATCGTCCTCGCCTCCGGAGATCCTCTTTACTATGGGATAGGAAGTCGCTTGCTCCGGGAGATTTCTTCCGGAAGTCTCCGTTTTTATCCGGCATCCACCCTGGTACAACGCGCTTTTTCCCTTCTCAAGGAACCCTGGGAAGAAGTCCGGGTTGCTTCTTTTCATGGGCGGGACCCGGATCGGCTCATTCCATATTTCGAGCAAGAAAAAAAGCTGGCCCTCTATACTCCAGGCTCTGACGGTCCCGCCCAGATTCTGGAAATGTGCCGGAAAATTCCATGTAAGCTCTTATCCTTCCGGGTTGTAGAAAATATTGGTCTTCCCGGCGAAAAGGTCCACCTCTTTTTGCCACCCACTCTGGAAGATATTCATCGAACGATCTTTTCACCCCTGAACATTATTGTTCTGGAAATAGAATGA
- the cbiT gene encoding precorrin-6Y C5,15-methyltransferase (decarboxylating) subunit CbiT: MEIPMLGIPDEQFVFTVPRQGLITKSEIRVLSLSRLHLKPGQTLWDIGAGSGSVGIEAARLVPDLKVIAIEKDKEDFDCLKTNVETFGVSARFTTIHGKAPEALPEKATAHRVFIGGSGGKMSTLLDRSRQALPSDGRIVMNLATFENISEVLAWAKESGYEPDIVQVQIGRGKPLIGLHRIEALNPVWIVTIDLACRVQKREKT, from the coding sequence ATGGAAATTCCCATGCTCGGGATTCCGGACGAACAATTTGTCTTTACAGTCCCTCGGCAGGGGCTGATTACAAAAAGTGAAATTCGGGTCTTGTCTCTCTCCAGACTTCACCTCAAGCCCGGACAAACTCTCTGGGATATCGGTGCAGGATCCGGATCCGTGGGCATCGAAGCCGCCCGTCTCGTTCCTGACCTGAAGGTGATCGCCATTGAAAAAGACAAAGAAGACTTCGATTGCCTGAAAACGAATGTGGAGACTTTTGGCGTATCGGCCCGGTTTACAACCATCCACGGGAAAGCTCCGGAAGCTTTGCCAGAAAAGGCAACCGCTCACAGGGTTTTTATTGGAGGGTCCGGAGGGAAAATGTCCACCCTTCTTGACCGGTCCCGACAGGCTCTCCCTTCCGATGGCCGGATCGTGATGAATCTTGCAACTTTTGAGAATATATCGGAGGTTCTGGCGTGGGCAAAAGAGTCCGGGTATGAACCCGATATCGTCCAGGTCCAGATAGGCAGAGGAAAACCCCTGATCGGCCTTCACCGGATCGAGGCGCTGAATCCGGTCTGGATCGTCACCATTGATCTGGCGTGTCGCGTCCAGAAAAGAGAAAAGACATGA
- a CDS encoding cobalt-precorrin 5A hydrolase, giving the protein MTAHTAPEHEKRAIVTITRPGLELARKLKDGLGATLYVSEKYLDAKGKEPDIVAFDGVVKNLLPRLFQEYDGIVLIMALGIVVRTIAPLIQDKKFDPGIVVVDVTGKFSISLLSGHLGGANQLARDVSDVIGATPVITTGTDVTGTIAPDMIAKELKADLEPFELLKKVSSAIVDGDKVLVINPEKIPVPSLEGPMKPHILLFDAWPEVLPPSRAAVIISSRKARQEIPLPVHVFIRPRVLTVGLGCNRGTSFAEVHTLLTETFSANNLSLSSIRTFGTIDLKSEEEGFLELSRVLDRPLLTFTREELSSVPTPNPSAMVESHVGTPGVAEPAAILALSKNPPFPGGQAHLIVHKTKSVNATIAIAEWQRNPDNDSRQ; this is encoded by the coding sequence ATGACCGCGCATACTGCACCTGAGCATGAAAAAAGAGCGATCGTCACCATTACCCGGCCCGGACTCGAACTCGCCAGGAAGCTCAAGGATGGTCTCGGAGCGACATTGTATGTTTCGGAAAAATACCTCGATGCAAAAGGGAAGGAACCAGACATCGTCGCGTTCGACGGTGTCGTCAAAAATCTTCTTCCCCGACTGTTCCAGGAATATGACGGTATTGTGCTCATTATGGCCCTTGGAATCGTCGTCCGGACCATTGCCCCCTTGATCCAGGATAAAAAATTTGACCCCGGAATCGTTGTGGTCGATGTCACCGGAAAGTTTTCCATCAGCCTGCTCTCCGGTCATCTGGGCGGAGCCAACCAACTGGCACGGGACGTCTCGGACGTCATCGGAGCAACACCCGTCATCACAACAGGGACGGATGTCACCGGAACCATTGCACCGGACATGATCGCCAAGGAATTAAAAGCCGACCTCGAACCTTTTGAACTCTTGAAGAAAGTCAGTTCGGCCATTGTGGACGGAGATAAAGTCCTGGTCATCAATCCAGAAAAAATTCCGGTCCCGTCCCTCGAAGGACCCATGAAGCCGCATATTCTTCTTTTTGATGCGTGGCCTGAGGTTCTGCCACCCTCCCGAGCCGCTGTCATCATCAGTTCACGAAAAGCCAGGCAGGAGATTCCCCTTCCTGTCCATGTTTTTATCCGGCCGAGGGTATTGACCGTGGGACTGGGATGCAACCGGGGAACGTCTTTTGCCGAGGTGCACACTCTCCTCACAGAAACGTTTTCTGCCAACAATTTGTCCCTTTCGTCCATCCGGACGTTTGGAACCATTGATCTCAAATCGGAGGAAGAGGGATTCCTTGAACTGAGTCGCGTTCTGGACAGACCTCTTCTCACTTTTACACGGGAAGAGCTATCATCGGTCCCCACACCGAACCCTTCCGCAATGGTTGAATCCCATGTCGGAACTCCGGGAGTAGCAGAGCCTGCCGCTATTCTCGCTCTTTCTAAAAATCCTCCGTTTCCCGGGGGACAGGCGCATTTGATCGTCCACAAGACGAAATCCGTGAATGCAACCATTGCCATCGCCGAATGGCAAAGAAATCCGGACAATGACTCCAGACAATAA
- the cobJ gene encoding precorrin-3B C(17)-methyltransferase, whose amino-acid sequence MTLSETESTPRKGKLLLVGFGPGAEEHLTFRARKAIEEAECIIGYRTYIELVRPLIQGKEIIQTGMTEEIERASHAVDLAYQGKSVALVSSGDVGIYGMAGLAFEVLSDRGWTGSEILVEVIPGVTALSACASVLGAPLMHDFASISLSDLLTPWDVILRRLRAAAEADFVVALYNPKSSKRVRQIEEAREILLAHRSEETPVGIVKSAMREGESIVLSNLRDMLNHPIGMLTTILVGNSQTRIFSGRMVTPRGYHRKYDIHTGEKLQKRALP is encoded by the coding sequence ATGACACTTTCAGAGACAGAATCGACTCCCCGAAAAGGCAAACTGCTTCTTGTCGGATTCGGACCCGGAGCAGAAGAACACCTGACTTTCCGTGCCCGCAAGGCGATTGAAGAAGCGGAATGCATCATTGGCTATCGCACGTATATTGAACTCGTCCGGCCCCTGATCCAGGGCAAGGAGATCATCCAGACCGGAATGACCGAAGAAATCGAACGGGCATCCCATGCGGTTGATCTGGCGTACCAGGGAAAATCCGTTGCCCTCGTTTCCAGCGGTGATGTTGGTATCTATGGCATGGCGGGCCTTGCGTTCGAAGTCCTTTCGGACAGAGGGTGGACGGGATCTGAAATTCTCGTGGAAGTCATTCCGGGAGTGACCGCCCTGTCCGCCTGCGCATCCGTGCTGGGAGCTCCACTGATGCACGACTTCGCCTCCATCAGCTTGTCGGATCTTCTGACACCGTGGGACGTCATTCTCCGAAGACTTCGGGCTGCAGCCGAAGCGGACTTTGTCGTCGCCCTCTATAACCCGAAATCATCCAAACGCGTTCGCCAGATTGAAGAAGCAAGAGAAATACTCCTTGCGCACCGTTCTGAAGAAACTCCTGTCGGAATCGTGAAAAGCGCCATGAGAGAAGGAGAGTCCATCGTCCTGTCCAACCTCCGGGACATGCTGAACCATCCCATCGGCATGCTGACAACAATCCTGGTGGGAAACTCCCAGACGCGGATTTTTTCAGGTAGAATGGTCACTCCCCGTGGGTACCACCGGAAATACGATATTCATACCGGAGAAAAACTTCAGAAAAGAGCTCTGCCGTGA
- the cobO gene encoding cob(I)yrinic acid a,c-diamide adenosyltransferase produces MTNEGESKKGLVIVHTGDGKGKTTAALGMAFRAAGYGMPVLMVQFIKGSWHYGELDAAKKFEGILTIRPMGEGFTWDTKDPARDREVAQKAFFHGASEALSGKYHMVILDEINVAMRYHYVDMEQVHELLDKKPEGLHLVFTGRDAHPELIERADLVTEMKAIKHPFDKGILAQKGVEF; encoded by the coding sequence GTGACGAATGAGGGAGAATCAAAAAAAGGGCTTGTCATCGTTCATACCGGCGACGGAAAGGGAAAAACAACGGCGGCACTTGGAATGGCTTTTCGTGCAGCCGGTTATGGCATGCCCGTCCTGATGGTCCAGTTCATCAAAGGCTCCTGGCATTATGGAGAACTCGATGCCGCCAAAAAATTCGAGGGGATTCTGACAATCCGGCCGATGGGGGAAGGTTTTACCTGGGATACAAAAGATCCTGCCAGAGACAGGGAAGTGGCACAAAAGGCTTTTTTCCATGGAGCATCGGAAGCGTTGTCAGGGAAATACCACATGGTCATTCTGGATGAAATCAATGTGGCCATGCGTTACCATTATGTGGATATGGAGCAGGTCCACGAACTGCTGGACAAGAAACCCGAAGGTCTGCACCTGGTCTTTACCGGTCGGGACGCGCATCCGGAGCTGATTGAACGGGCCGATCTGGTAACCGAAATGAAAGCGATCAAACATCCTTTTGACAAAGGAATATTGGCCCAGAAAGGAGTGGAGTTCTGA
- the def gene encoding peptide deformylase: MALLKIAKMGNPILRKIAEPISPKEIETDEFQTFVDDMIETMRDSDGLGLAAPQVHVSKQVVVIESMENDRYPDAPPIPLLVLINPVFKYMSKETRTGWEGCLSVDNLRGKVTRSRAVKMEALDRHGNTITLEWEDFPAVVLQHETDHLRGHLFLDRMKDMSTLTQLEEFQKFWVRGEKDVREV; the protein is encoded by the coding sequence ATGGCCCTTTTAAAAATTGCAAAAATGGGGAATCCGATTTTGAGAAAAATCGCAGAACCAATTTCCCCGAAAGAGATCGAAACAGATGAATTTCAGACGTTTGTGGACGACATGATCGAAACCATGAGGGACAGTGACGGTCTTGGCCTCGCCGCCCCACAGGTGCACGTTTCAAAGCAGGTCGTTGTCATCGAGTCCATGGAAAATGACCGGTATCCGGACGCTCCTCCCATCCCTCTTCTTGTTTTGATCAATCCTGTCTTCAAATACATGTCCAAAGAGACCCGCACCGGATGGGAAGGATGTCTTTCCGTCGACAACTTGCGGGGGAAAGTCACCCGGTCCCGGGCGGTCAAGATGGAGGCGCTTGACCGGCACGGCAACACGATTACACTCGAATGGGAAGACTTTCCGGCTGTCGTCCTGCAGCATGAAACGGACCACCTCCGGGGACATCTTTTCCTCGACCGGATGAAAGACATGTCGACACTGACCCAGCTCGAAGAATTCCAGAAATTCTGGGTCCGTGGGGAAAAAGACGTCCGGGAAGTCTAG
- the pyrF gene encoding orotidine-5'-phosphate decarboxylase: MTDHVNSFRKSLTNPFCLALDMKSWEGALRLLSRLTPKPAIVKIGPLLYLRESGRIEEWFIRTDQPVFLDFKWHDIPNTVAGSVEAIPGSCVKLLTVHAQGGKKMIRAARDAADSRDASGKGRPLVLAVTVLTHLDGPQLAELGIQGRQDAVRRLGTLALESGADGLVMSPGDLAMARKEWGREPLVVTPGIRFPERNRVQNDDQILAESPENALQKGSDLLVVGRPILESPDPPTSWSRLLFSWTPPPET, translated from the coding sequence TTGACGGACCATGTGAACTCCTTCCGGAAGAGTTTGACGAATCCATTTTGTCTTGCCCTGGACATGAAGTCCTGGGAAGGAGCTCTCCGTCTTCTTTCCCGTCTCACGCCCAAACCGGCCATCGTCAAGATCGGTCCCCTGCTCTATTTGCGCGAGAGCGGGAGAATCGAAGAATGGTTTATCCGGACGGATCAACCGGTTTTTCTCGATTTCAAATGGCATGATATCCCGAATACGGTAGCCGGTTCTGTGGAGGCCATACCGGGTTCCTGCGTAAAGCTTTTGACGGTTCATGCACAGGGAGGGAAAAAAATGATCCGGGCGGCGAGGGACGCTGCAGACAGTCGGGACGCTTCCGGGAAAGGGAGACCGCTTGTTCTGGCTGTGACCGTTCTGACCCATCTGGATGGCCCCCAGCTGGCGGAGCTCGGAATACAGGGACGTCAGGATGCTGTCCGCCGTCTTGGAACTCTTGCGCTGGAATCGGGTGCCGACGGGCTGGTCATGTCACCGGGAGACCTCGCGATGGCCCGGAAAGAGTGGGGAAGAGAGCCGCTTGTTGTGACACCGGGAATCCGGTTTCCGGAAAGGAACCGCGTTCAAAACGACGATCAAATCCTGGCCGAGTCTCCGGAGAATGCCCTCCAGAAAGGGTCAGACCTTCTTGTCGTGGGTCGGCCGATTCTGGAGAGCCCGGATCCCCCCACATCCTGGAGCCGGCTTCTGTTTTCCTGGACGCCCCCTCCCGAGACCTAG